A window from Phalacrocorax aristotelis chromosome 5, bGulAri2.1, whole genome shotgun sequence encodes these proteins:
- the NUCB2 gene encoding nucleobindin-2 isoform X1 codes for MKWLAVLPQQYILLTTCLLMTIEAVPIDIDKTKVKGEGHVEGEKVENPDTGLYYDEYLRQVIDVLETDKHFREKLQTADIEEIKSGKLSRELDLVSHHVRTRLDELKRQEVARLRMLIKAKMDSVQDTGIDHQALLKQFEHLNHQNPDKFEPKDLDMLIKAATSDLENYDKTRHEEFKKYEMMKEHERREYLKTLDEEKRQREESKFEEMKKKHGDHPKVHHPGSKDQLKEVWEEADGLDPNEFDPKTFFKLHDVNNDGFLDEQELEALFTKELEKVYDPKNEEDDMVEMEEERLRMREHVMNEVDVNKDRLVTLEEFLRATEKKEFLEPDSWETLDQQQLFTEDELKEFESHISQQEDELRKKAEDLQKQKEELQRQHDQLQAQKQELQQVVKQMEQKKLQQGNPPAGPAGELKFQPPGEHKVGDTPKHPVGGDQPLPPGHGQEPAARTDQVHT; via the exons ATGAAGTGGCTGGCTGTCCTGCCCCAACAGTATATTTTGCTGACAACGTGTCTCCTAATGACCATAGAAGCTGTACCTATAGACATAGATAAGACAAAAGTCAAAGGAGAAGGCCACGTAGAAGGGGAGAAGGTAGAAAATCCA GATACAGGTCTTTATTATGATGAATATCTCAGGCAAGTAATAGATGTCTTGGAAACAGATAAGCATTTCAGGGAGAAACTCCAGACTGCTGACATAGAGGAAATAAAG AGTGGAAAACTAAGCAGAGAGCTTGATTTAGTAAGCCACCATGTGAGAACACGACTGGATGAGCTAAAAAGACAAGAGGTGGCAAGATTAAGAATGTTAATTAAAGCTAAAATGGATTCTGTTCAAG ACACTGGCATAGACCATCAAGCTCTCCTAAAACAGTTTGAGCACCTGAACCATCAGAATCCTGACAAGTTCGAACCTAAAGACTTAGATATGTTGATCAAAGCA gctacaagtgacctggaaaactATGATAAGACCCGCCATGAAGAGTTTAAGAAATATGAGATGATGAAAGAACATGAGAGGAGAGAGTATTTAAAAACACTGGATGAAGAAAAGAGACAGCGAGAAGAATCCAAATTTgaggagatgaagaaaaaacatggaGATCACCCTAAAGTTCACCATCCT GGAAGCAAAGATCAACTGAAAGAGGTGTGGGAAGAAGCAGATGGACTAGATCCTAATGAATTTGaccccaaaacatttttcaaattacacG ATGTCAATAATGATGGTTTCCTGGATGAGCAAGAATTAGAAGCCCTATTTActaaagag CTAGAAAAAGTTTACGATCCCAAAAATGAAGAGGATGACATGGttgaaatggaagaagaaagactAAGAATGAGAGAACATGTAATGAATGAG GTTGATGTCAACAAGGACCGGCTAGTGACTCTGGAAGAGTTCCTGCGagctacagagaaaaaagaGTTTTTGGAGCCAGATAGCTGGGAG acACTAGATCAACAGCAGCTCTTCACTGAGGATGAGCTGAAGGAATTTGAAAGTCATATTTCTCAGCAGGAAGACGAACTTAGAAAGAAGGCAGAAGAtcttcagaaacagaaggaagagctaCAGAGGCAGCATGACCAGCTTCAGGCTCAGAAACAAGAGCTTCAGCAG GTCGTAAAACAGATGGAACAAAAGAAACTACAGCAAGGAAATCCTCCTGCAGGACCAGCTGGAGAACTGAAATTCCAACCCC
- the NUCB2 gene encoding nucleobindin-2 isoform X2 has product MKWLAVLPQQYILLTTCLLMTIEAVPIDIDKTKVKGEGHVEGEKVENPDTGLYYDEYLRQVIDVLETDKHFREKLQTADIEEIKSGKLSRELDLVSHHVRTRLDELKRQEVARLRMLIKAKMDSVQDTGIDHQALLKQFEHLNHQNPDKFEPKDLDMLIKAATSDLENYDKTRHEEFKKYEMMKEHERREYLKTLDEEKRQREESKFEEMKKKHGDHPKVHHPGSKDQLKEVWEEADGLDPNEFDPKTFFKLHDVNNDGFLDEQELEALFTKELEKVYDPKNEEDDMVEMEEERLRMREHVMNEVDVNKDRLVTLEEFLRATEKKEFLEPDSWETLDQQQLFTEDELKEFESHISQQEDELRKKAEDLQKQKEELQRQHDQLQAQKQELQQMEQKKLQQGNPPAGPAGELKFQPPGEHKVGDTPKHPVGGDQPLPPGHGQEPAARTDQVHT; this is encoded by the exons ATGAAGTGGCTGGCTGTCCTGCCCCAACAGTATATTTTGCTGACAACGTGTCTCCTAATGACCATAGAAGCTGTACCTATAGACATAGATAAGACAAAAGTCAAAGGAGAAGGCCACGTAGAAGGGGAGAAGGTAGAAAATCCA GATACAGGTCTTTATTATGATGAATATCTCAGGCAAGTAATAGATGTCTTGGAAACAGATAAGCATTTCAGGGAGAAACTCCAGACTGCTGACATAGAGGAAATAAAG AGTGGAAAACTAAGCAGAGAGCTTGATTTAGTAAGCCACCATGTGAGAACACGACTGGATGAGCTAAAAAGACAAGAGGTGGCAAGATTAAGAATGTTAATTAAAGCTAAAATGGATTCTGTTCAAG ACACTGGCATAGACCATCAAGCTCTCCTAAAACAGTTTGAGCACCTGAACCATCAGAATCCTGACAAGTTCGAACCTAAAGACTTAGATATGTTGATCAAAGCA gctacaagtgacctggaaaactATGATAAGACCCGCCATGAAGAGTTTAAGAAATATGAGATGATGAAAGAACATGAGAGGAGAGAGTATTTAAAAACACTGGATGAAGAAAAGAGACAGCGAGAAGAATCCAAATTTgaggagatgaagaaaaaacatggaGATCACCCTAAAGTTCACCATCCT GGAAGCAAAGATCAACTGAAAGAGGTGTGGGAAGAAGCAGATGGACTAGATCCTAATGAATTTGaccccaaaacatttttcaaattacacG ATGTCAATAATGATGGTTTCCTGGATGAGCAAGAATTAGAAGCCCTATTTActaaagag CTAGAAAAAGTTTACGATCCCAAAAATGAAGAGGATGACATGGttgaaatggaagaagaaagactAAGAATGAGAGAACATGTAATGAATGAG GTTGATGTCAACAAGGACCGGCTAGTGACTCTGGAAGAGTTCCTGCGagctacagagaaaaaagaGTTTTTGGAGCCAGATAGCTGGGAG acACTAGATCAACAGCAGCTCTTCACTGAGGATGAGCTGAAGGAATTTGAAAGTCATATTTCTCAGCAGGAAGACGAACTTAGAAAGAAGGCAGAAGAtcttcagaaacagaaggaagagctaCAGAGGCAGCATGACCAGCTTCAGGCTCAGAAACAAGAGCTTCAGCAG ATGGAACAAAAGAAACTACAGCAAGGAAATCCTCCTGCAGGACCAGCTGGAGAACTGAAATTCCAACCCC